In Gemmatimonadota bacterium, one DNA window encodes the following:
- a CDS encoding glycosyl hydrolase, whose protein sequence is MSESNPDLVYIGMGETAIRGNIMPGDGVYRSADAGKTWTHVGFGESHGISKIRIHPTNPEIVFVASFGKYSVPSQERGVFKTVDGGKTWKRVLFRDDRSGAIDIAIDRTNPSVMYAALWEAFRKEYQMSSGGPGSGLFKSTDGGETWKEITRNPGLPAGLIGRIGVALTAANPNRVYALVENEKGGLFKSDDAGATWTLMNDNRSIRQRAFYYTHLFADHQNADVVYAQNTSLFRSADQGKTLTSIGNGTHGDHHDLWIDPADPNHLVGANDGGGAVTTDLGRNWTAQDFPTAQWYHAITTKHIPFHVCGSQQDNSTLCVPFNWNLGGGQRFGAAPAAGSGGPGAGYRDPAAGAMAFSYQAGGGEPGYIATDPLDPDLFYSGTNNGGYLDKFNRRTGLSREVNPYPWFYSGEPSRDIKERWQWTFPIIFSPIDPKRLYVSSQRLWMTTDGGQNWTALSGDLTRHAPETQGPSGGPITGDMNGPEVYGTIFSVAPGKRDVNVIWVGSDDGLVHVTRDGGKTWTNITPPGMPDFGRVSQIDASAFDDGTAYVSVRKPLLNDFSPYIFRTTDFGRSWTRIVDGIRADDYIHAVREDRNRRGLLYAAGQHGVYISYDDGDHWQSLRLNMPDVPVADLIVEGNELVIASHGRGFWVLDNVAPLRQVTASVASAAAHLYAPPAAVRSGTPVQLTWRLAQAPRRATLEVLDSTGAVLRRWENDTSPARPAAAGAAGGRRRGGGAAFIPVNPGFNRFEWDLRTTPITGFDGMILWGAGLAGPAVPAGRYTVRLVADGQAMTAPLTVQRNPFLPEVTDADLHAQYQFGRMVRDKANEANMAVIEIRRVKAQLEERQKRNDDRRLRTAGATLVRNASDVEDDVYQVKNQSGQDPLNFPIRVNNRLANLLSMAERGDGRPTTNMPEIYGILERELKGYTDRLQQVWSTDLAAVNKELARLGLPPLDPKCANVVGCAPLP, encoded by the coding sequence GTGAGCGAGTCGAACCCCGACCTCGTCTACATCGGCATGGGAGAGACCGCGATCCGCGGCAACATCATGCCGGGCGATGGCGTCTACCGGTCGGCCGATGCCGGCAAGACGTGGACGCACGTGGGCTTCGGCGAGTCGCACGGCATCTCGAAGATCCGCATCCATCCGACCAACCCCGAGATCGTCTTCGTCGCGAGCTTCGGCAAGTACAGCGTGCCGAGCCAGGAGCGGGGCGTCTTCAAGACGGTCGACGGCGGCAAGACGTGGAAGCGCGTCCTGTTCCGCGACGACCGGTCGGGCGCGATCGACATCGCGATCGACCGCACGAACCCGAGCGTCATGTACGCGGCGCTCTGGGAGGCGTTCCGGAAGGAATACCAGATGAGCTCGGGCGGCCCGGGATCGGGACTCTTCAAGAGCACCGACGGCGGCGAGACCTGGAAGGAGATCACGCGAAACCCCGGACTGCCGGCGGGGCTGATCGGGCGGATCGGCGTGGCGCTCACGGCGGCGAATCCCAACCGCGTCTACGCGCTCGTGGAGAACGAGAAGGGCGGACTCTTCAAGAGCGACGACGCGGGCGCGACGTGGACCCTCATGAACGACAACCGCTCGATCCGGCAGCGCGCGTTCTACTACACGCATCTCTTCGCCGACCATCAGAACGCCGACGTGGTGTATGCGCAGAACACGTCGCTCTTCCGGTCGGCGGATCAGGGGAAGACGCTGACGTCGATCGGCAACGGTACGCACGGCGATCACCACGACCTGTGGATCGACCCCGCCGACCCGAACCACCTGGTGGGCGCGAACGATGGCGGCGGTGCGGTCACGACCGATCTCGGACGCAACTGGACCGCGCAGGACTTCCCGACGGCGCAGTGGTACCACGCGATCACCACGAAGCACATCCCGTTCCACGTCTGCGGCTCGCAGCAGGACAACAGCACGCTCTGCGTGCCGTTCAATTGGAACCTCGGCGGGGGCCAGCGCTTCGGCGCCGCGCCGGCGGCGGGCAGCGGTGGACCGGGCGCCGGCTATCGCGATCCCGCCGCGGGGGCGATGGCGTTCTCGTACCAGGCCGGCGGAGGCGAGCCGGGCTACATCGCCACCGATCCGCTCGATCCCGACCTCTTCTACTCGGGCACGAACAACGGCGGCTATCTCGACAAGTTCAACCGCCGCACCGGGCTCTCGCGCGAGGTGAATCCGTACCCGTGGTTCTACTCGGGCGAGCCGTCGCGCGACATCAAGGAGCGGTGGCAGTGGACCTTCCCGATCATCTTCTCGCCGATCGATCCGAAGCGGCTCTACGTCTCGTCGCAGCGGCTCTGGATGACGACCGACGGCGGGCAGAACTGGACCGCGCTCTCGGGTGACCTCACGCGGCACGCGCCCGAGACGCAGGGACCGTCGGGCGGGCCGATCACCGGCGACATGAACGGTCCGGAAGTGTACGGGACGATCTTCTCCGTGGCGCCGGGCAAGCGCGACGTGAACGTGATCTGGGTGGGCTCGGACGACGGGCTCGTGCACGTCACCCGCGACGGCGGCAAGACGTGGACGAACATCACGCCGCCCGGGATGCCCGACTTCGGCCGCGTGAGCCAGATCGACGCCTCGGCGTTCGACGACGGCACCGCGTACGTCTCGGTGCGCAAGCCGCTGCTCAACGACTTCTCGCCGTACATCTTCCGCACGACCGACTTCGGCCGTAGCTGGACGAGGATCGTCGACGGGATCCGCGCCGACGACTACATCCACGCGGTGCGCGAGGACAGGAACCGTCGCGGCCTGCTCTACGCCGCGGGGCAGCACGGTGTGTACATCTCGTACGACGACGGCGACCACTGGCAGTCGCTGCGTCTCAACATGCCCGACGTGCCGGTCGCGGATCTCATCGTCGAGGGCAACGAGCTGGTCATCGCCTCGCATGGTCGCGGCTTCTGGGTGCTCGACAACGTCGCGCCGCTGCGGCAGGTGACCGCGTCGGTGGCGTCGGCGGCGGCGCACCTCTACGCGCCGCCCGCTGCGGTCCGCTCGGGAACTCCGGTGCAGCTCACGTGGCGGCTCGCGCAGGCGCCGCGCCGCGCGACCCTCGAGGTGCTCGACTCGACGGGCGCCGTGCTGCGGCGCTGGGAGAACGACACGTCGCCTGCGCGACCGGCCGCCGCGGGCGCTGCAGGCGGACGGCGTCGCGGAGGCGGCGCGGCCTTCATCCCCGTCAATCCGGGTTTCAATCGCTTCGAGTGGGATCTGCGCACGACGCCGATCACCGGCTTCGACGGCATGATCCTCTGGGGCGCGGGACTCGCAGGGCCCGCCGTGCCGGCGGGCCGCTACACGGTGCGGCTCGTCGCCGACGGCCAGGCGATGACCGCGCCGCTGACGGTGCAGCGCAATCCGTTCCTGCCCGAGGTCACCGATGCCGACCTCCACGCGCAGTACCAGTTCGGTCGGATGGTGCGCGACAAGGCGAACGAGGCGAACATGGCGGTGATCGAGATCCGGCGCGTGAAGGCGCAGCTCGAGGAGCGGCAGAAGCGCAACGACGACCGCCGCCTGCGCACCGCCGGTGCGACCCTCGTGCGCAACGCCTCGGACGTCGAGGACGACGTCTACCAGGTGAAGAACCAGAGCGGGCAGGATCCGCTCAACTTCCCGATCCGCGTGAACAACCGGCTGGCGAACCTGCTCTCGATGGCCGAGCGCGGCGACGGGCGGCCGACGACCAACATGCCGGAGATCTACGGCATCCTCGAACGCGAGCTCAAGGGGTACACCGACCGGCTGCAGCAGGTCTGGTCGACGGACCTCGCGGCCGTGAACAAGGAACTCGCGCGGCTCGGGTTGCCGCCCCTCGATCCGAAGTGCGCCAACGTGGTGGGGTGTGCGCCGCTGCCCTGA
- a CDS encoding aminotransferase class I/II-fold pyridoxal phosphate-dependent enzyme: MVPDLPGGLGDRGARRVRAPGAPGHERLARGGIDPAADPAAHPPHRRRLASDLSDGRPRRDGIPARALRLHGPRALSRGDPAGDRLDDPEPRAGLIRLDSNENPNGPGARAIEALHGAISEANRYPDASEVTLMAAIARAHGVSPENVVLGAGSSETLRMCVEAFTSPTRHLVSASPTFEPPAEFARLLGHPVAEVPVDSALRLDLEAMGARSVGAGLVFFCNPNNPTATVHGEATVKSFIARIRRASPETVILVDEAYHEYVDHAAYATSIPLAVSDPNVVVSRTFSKVFGMAGLRAGYAIAHPDTARRLQGWRIGSGVNVLALTAAQASIGDLTHVADEQRKNREAKAYTRAFFERAGFTVGPSDTNFLMIDLRRDPQPVRVACREQGVAVGRPFPPLHSWLRVSIGTMDEMRQATEVFRKVLG, encoded by the coding sequence CTGGTTCCCGATCTACCGGGCGGACTCGGCGACCGAGGTGCTCGCCGAGTTCGTGCTCCCGGCGCGCCCGGCCATGAACGTCTGGCGCGAGGAGGAATCGATCCCGCCGCGGATCCCGCTGCTCACCCGCCGCACCGACGGCGGCTCGCATCGGATCTATCTGATGGCCGACCTCGCCGAGACGGGATTCCCGCCCGGGCGCTACGCCTTCACGGGCCTCGCGCGCTATCGCGCGGCGACCCAGCCGGAGATCGCCTCGACGATCCAGAGCCGCGCGCCGGCCTCATCCGGCTCGACAGCAACGAGAACCCGAACGGCCCCGGAGCCCGCGCGATCGAAGCGCTGCACGGCGCGATCAGCGAGGCGAATCGGTATCCCGACGCGAGCGAGGTGACCTTGATGGCCGCGATCGCGCGGGCGCACGGCGTGTCGCCGGAGAACGTCGTGCTCGGTGCGGGCTCGAGCGAGACGCTGCGCATGTGCGTCGAGGCATTCACCTCGCCCACGCGGCACCTGGTGAGCGCATCGCCGACGTTCGAACCGCCCGCCGAGTTCGCGCGCCTGCTCGGACATCCGGTGGCCGAGGTGCCCGTCGACTCGGCGTTGCGGCTCGACCTCGAGGCGATGGGCGCACGGAGCGTCGGCGCGGGGCTCGTCTTCTTCTGCAACCCCAACAACCCGACGGCGACGGTGCACGGCGAAGCCACCGTGAAGTCGTTCATCGCGCGCATCAGGCGCGCCTCGCCCGAGACGGTCATCCTCGTGGACGAGGCGTACCACGAGTACGTCGACCATGCGGCGTACGCGACGTCGATCCCGCTCGCGGTCTCCGATCCCAACGTGGTCGTCTCGCGCACCTTCTCCAAGGTCTTCGGCATGGCCGGTCTCCGCGCCGGCTACGCGATCGCGCACCCCGACACCGCCCGTCGGCTCCAGGGCTGGCGGATCGGCTCCGGCGTGAACGTGCTCGCGCTCACCGCCGCGCAGGCGTCGATCGGCGACCTCACGCACGTCGCGGACGAGCAGCGGAAGAACCGCGAGGCGAAGGCGTACACGCGCGCGTTCTTCGAGCGCGCCGGCTTCACCGTCGGGCCGAGCGACACGAACTTCCTGATGATCGACCTGCGGCGCGATCCCCAGCCGGTGCGGGTCGCCTGCCGCGAGCAGGGGGTCGCCGTCGGGCGTCCCTTCCCGCCCCTGCACAGCTGGCTGCGCGTGTCGATCGGCACGATGGACGAGATGCGGCAGGCGACCGAGGTGTTCCGGAAGGTGCTCGGCTGA
- a CDS encoding TIM barrel protein: MSSSRRDVIKRGLAAVAGAAAAGAALPGSAGAALPLAETHRMLEPFAPAYKQSVARWCFSSMPLADLCMESKRIGLHAVDLLSENEWDVPKAHGLACAIANGPGPIADGWNRPDLHDKLVAEGERLLPLVAKSGIPQMIVFSGNRRGMSDGEGIANCVAGLKRLVPSAERHGVTLVMEMLNSKVDHRDYHADRTEWAAQVARGLGTERFKLLYDVYHMQIMEGDVVRTIGQYAPFISHYHTAGVPGRHELDDTQELNYARIARAIAATGFGGYVAHEFMPTTAPLVKLAEAQRIFAGP; this comes from the coding sequence GTGAGCAGCTCCCGTCGTGACGTGATCAAGCGCGGCCTCGCGGCGGTGGCGGGCGCCGCGGCTGCGGGCGCCGCGCTCCCCGGCTCCGCCGGCGCCGCACTCCCGCTCGCCGAGACCCACCGCATGCTCGAACCGTTCGCACCCGCCTACAAGCAGAGCGTCGCCCGCTGGTGCTTCTCGTCGATGCCGCTCGCCGACCTCTGCATGGAGTCGAAGCGGATCGGCCTGCACGCGGTCGACCTGCTGAGCGAGAACGAGTGGGACGTGCCGAAGGCGCATGGACTCGCCTGCGCGATCGCCAACGGCCCCGGCCCCATCGCCGACGGCTGGAACCGCCCCGACCTCCACGACAAGCTCGTCGCCGAGGGGGAGCGCCTGCTCCCGCTCGTCGCGAAGTCCGGGATCCCGCAGATGATCGTGTTCTCGGGCAACCGCCGCGGCATGAGCGACGGCGAAGGCATCGCCAACTGCGTCGCCGGCCTCAAGCGACTGGTGCCGAGCGCGGAGCGGCACGGCGTCACGCTCGTGATGGAGATGCTCAACAGCAAGGTCGACCACCGCGACTACCACGCCGACCGCACCGAGTGGGCCGCGCAGGTCGCGCGCGGGCTCGGCACCGAGCGGTTCAAGCTGCTCTACGACGTCTACCACATGCAGATCATGGAAGGCGACGTCGTGCGGACGATCGGGCAGTACGCGCCGTTCATCTCGCACTACCACACCGCCGGGGTGCCGGGGCGGCACGAGCTCGACGACACGCAGGAACTCAACTACGCGCGGATCGCGCGGGCGATCGCGGCGACCGGGTTCGGGGGGTATGTGGCGCACGAGTTCATGCCGACCACCGCGCCGCTGGTCAAGCTCGCCGAGGCGCAGAGGATCTTCGCTGGACCCTGA
- a CDS encoding DUF5009 domain-containing protein — translation MGAIYHPSPTRRGNGWTPTDLIFPFFLFIVGITTHISAEGRRARGDDEGAILRQVLRRGALIILFGWLLSAFPFWPITRITELRLPGVLPRIGLAYIGAALLTRRGSLKSQVITLVVLLYGYWFAMTLLPVPGQGGIGANLLDDPNRSIASWLDRLLLDGHLWKSSRTWDPEGILSTVPAIGTAMLGVFTGRWLLSPRPLSERLNGMFAAGALGMMLGLMWHWSFPINKSLWTSSYVLFTGGLAAVSIATIMWITDVHRVTKWTGFFVTYGLNPMAAFLGSGLMAKLIYTLVKVEVDGRQVAVQAIVYRGAFASWLPPRDASLAFAICFVLFWYGVLRVMQRRGIVFKV, via the coding sequence TTGGGGGCGATCTACCACCCCTCGCCCACGCGGCGTGGAAACGGCTGGACGCCGACCGATCTTATCTTCCCGTTCTTCCTGTTCATCGTCGGCATCACGACGCACATCTCGGCCGAGGGCCGACGCGCGCGCGGCGACGACGAAGGCGCGATCCTGCGGCAGGTCCTGCGCCGCGGCGCGCTGATCATCCTCTTCGGCTGGCTCCTCTCGGCCTTCCCGTTCTGGCCGATCACGCGCATCACCGAGTTGCGCCTCCCCGGCGTGCTGCCGCGCATCGGTCTCGCGTACATCGGCGCGGCGCTGCTCACGCGCCGCGGATCGCTCAAGTCGCAGGTGATCACGCTGGTGGTGCTGCTCTACGGCTACTGGTTCGCGATGACGCTGCTGCCGGTGCCCGGGCAGGGTGGCATCGGCGCGAACCTGCTCGACGACCCGAACCGCTCGATCGCCTCCTGGCTCGACCGGCTCCTGCTCGACGGACACCTCTGGAAGTCGAGCCGCACCTGGGATCCGGAGGGCATCCTCTCGACGGTGCCCGCGATCGGCACCGCGATGCTCGGCGTGTTCACGGGGCGCTGGCTCCTCTCGCCGCGACCGCTCTCCGAGCGCCTGAACGGGATGTTCGCCGCCGGCGCGCTCGGCATGATGCTCGGCCTGATGTGGCACTGGTCCTTCCCGATCAACAAGTCGCTCTGGACGTCGAGTTACGTGCTCTTCACCGGCGGCCTCGCCGCGGTGAGCATCGCCACGATCATGTGGATCACCGACGTGCATCGCGTCACGAAATGGACCGGCTTCTTCGTGACGTACGGACTCAACCCGATGGCGGCCTTCCTCGGGTCCGGGCTGATGGCGAAACTCATCTACACGCTGGTGAAGGTCGAGGTGGACGGCCGTCAGGTCGCCGTGCAGGCGATCGTGTACCGCGGCGCGTTCGCATCCTGGCTGCCGCCGCGCGACGCCTCGCTCGCGTTCGCGATCTGCTTCGTGCTCTTCTGGTACGGCGTGTTGCGGGTGATGCAGCGGCGTGGGATCGTGTTCAAGGTATGA
- a CDS encoding 4-coumarate--CoA ligase family protein — protein MIFRSRFPDVVIPDVSLAEFVFEHVAGFIDRPALIDGPSGRVVTYRALLGLIGRVGAALAARGFGKGSTVCIYSPNIPEYAAVFFGVSRIGATNTTANPLYTADELGKQLADSGARIIFTVPQLAERALAAAKGVGASVVVFGEAPGCLSFAEFLAEGGAAPEGLDALRPAVPIDSARDIVTLPYSSGTTGLPKGVMLTHRNLVANVAQCDFIDPSGPGDHTVGFLPFFHIYGMVVILCMVMRKGATVVTMPQFDLETYLRLNAEYKCRTAYLVPPVALALAKHPMVDRFDLSSLIMVNSGAAPLGAELELAVEKRLGCLTKQGYGMTEASPVTHFTPNDPALVRHGACGLVVPSTEVRVVDLKTRQDVGMGELGELYIRGPQIMKGYLNAPEATAEAIDREGWLHTGDVGYADAEGFFYIVDRLKEFIKYKGYQVAPAELEALLLTHPAVADAAVIPKADAEAGEVPKAFVVKRGEITAEDIMAFVAEHVAAYKKVRVVEFIEKVPKSASGKILRRELIAAERAKGA, from the coding sequence GTGATCTTCCGCAGCCGATTCCCCGACGTCGTCATCCCGGATGTCTCGCTCGCCGAGTTCGTGTTCGAGCACGTCGCGGGATTCATCGACCGGCCTGCGCTGATCGACGGCCCCAGCGGACGCGTCGTCACGTACCGCGCGCTGCTCGGGCTCATCGGCCGCGTCGGCGCGGCGCTCGCGGCGCGCGGCTTCGGCAAGGGCAGCACCGTCTGCATCTACAGTCCGAACATCCCCGAGTACGCGGCGGTCTTCTTCGGCGTCTCGCGCATCGGCGCCACCAACACGACCGCCAATCCGCTCTACACCGCCGACGAACTCGGCAAGCAGCTCGCCGACTCGGGCGCGCGGATCATCTTCACCGTGCCGCAACTCGCCGAGCGCGCGCTCGCGGCCGCGAAGGGCGTCGGGGCATCGGTCGTCGTGTTCGGCGAGGCTCCGGGCTGCCTCTCGTTCGCGGAGTTCCTCGCCGAGGGCGGCGCCGCCCCCGAAGGCCTCGACGCGCTTCGCCCCGCCGTCCCGATCGACTCGGCGCGCGACATCGTGACCCTGCCGTATTCGAGCGGGACCACTGGGCTCCCGAAAGGCGTGATGCTCACGCATCGCAACCTCGTCGCGAACGTGGCGCAGTGCGACTTCATCGATCCGAGCGGCCCAGGCGATCACACGGTCGGCTTCCTCCCGTTCTTCCACATCTACGGGATGGTCGTGATCCTGTGCATGGTGATGCGAAAGGGCGCGACGGTCGTGACGATGCCGCAGTTCGACCTCGAGACCTACCTGCGGCTGAACGCGGAGTACAAGTGCCGCACCGCGTATCTCGTGCCGCCGGTCGCCCTCGCGCTCGCCAAGCACCCGATGGTCGACCGGTTCGACCTCTCGTCACTCATCATGGTCAACTCGGGTGCGGCCCCGCTCGGCGCCGAGCTCGAACTCGCGGTCGAGAAGCGTCTCGGATGCCTCACGAAGCAGGGCTACGGCATGACCGAGGCGAGTCCGGTCACGCACTTCACGCCGAACGATCCCGCGCTCGTGCGCCATGGCGCGTGCGGTCTCGTCGTCCCGAGCACGGAGGTCCGCGTGGTGGACCTCAAGACGCGGCAGGACGTCGGAATGGGCGAGCTCGGCGAGCTCTACATCCGCGGCCCGCAGATCATGAAGGGCTATCTCAACGCGCCCGAGGCGACCGCCGAGGCGATCGACCGCGAGGGATGGCTCCACACCGGCGACGTGGGCTATGCCGACGCCGAGGGCTTCTTCTACATCGTCGACCGGCTGAAGGAGTTCATCAAGTACAAGGGCTATCAGGTGGCCCCGGCGGAGCTCGAGGCGCTGCTGCTCACGCATCCTGCGGTCGCCGACGCCGCGGTGATCCCGAAGGCGGACGCGGAGGCGGGTGAAGTGCCGAAGGCGTTCGTGGTGAAGCGCGGCGAGATCACCGCGGAGGACATCATGGCCTTCGTCGCCGAGCACGTCGCGGCCTACAAGAAGGTCCGCGTCGTCGAGTTCATCGAGAAGGTGCCCAAGTCGGCGTCGGGGAAGATCCTGCGGCGCGAGCTGATCGCCGCGGAGCGCGCGAAGGGCGCGTGA
- a CDS encoding FkbM family methyltransferase: MSDVAAARSGPTHPPKHGDLIFDIGAHRGEDSEYYLRKGFRVVAIEADPDLAAACRERLRTFIDAGRLTLIEGAIVEPALLAAGQRTVRFFKNDANPVWGTVRPEWAERNARLGAESRSIDVPVLDLADVIREHGVPHYMKVDIEGVDMVCVRALGAFEARPDFVSLESDKTSFASIAREVGELSALGYDRFQAVEQSVVQDQIAPSPAREGVYVAHRFPEGASGLFGAELPGEWRNERAVLRQYRAIRLGYWLLGDDGLMNGWRFRGHGRLRTFAARWLRRFTGGEVPGWHDLHARHRRSGE, translated from the coding sequence ATGAGTGATGTCGCCGCTGCCCGGTCCGGCCCGACGCACCCGCCGAAGCACGGGGACCTGATCTTCGACATCGGGGCGCACCGGGGCGAGGACTCCGAGTACTACCTGCGGAAGGGATTCCGCGTCGTCGCGATCGAGGCCGATCCGGACCTCGCGGCCGCGTGTCGCGAGCGGCTGCGGACGTTCATCGACGCCGGGCGCCTCACGCTGATCGAAGGGGCGATCGTCGAGCCGGCGCTGCTCGCCGCCGGTCAGCGCACCGTGCGCTTCTTCAAGAACGACGCGAATCCCGTCTGGGGCACCGTGCGCCCCGAGTGGGCGGAGCGCAACGCGCGGCTCGGCGCCGAGAGCCGTTCGATCGACGTGCCGGTGCTCGATCTCGCCGACGTGATCCGCGAGCACGGGGTGCCGCACTACATGAAGGTCGACATCGAAGGCGTCGACATGGTCTGCGTGCGCGCGCTCGGCGCGTTCGAGGCGCGTCCCGACTTCGTCTCGCTCGAGTCGGACAAGACGAGCTTCGCGAGCATCGCGCGCGAGGTCGGCGAGCTGAGCGCGCTCGGCTACGACAGGTTCCAGGCGGTGGAGCAGTCGGTGGTGCAGGATCAGATCGCTCCTTCGCCCGCGCGCGAGGGCGTGTACGTGGCGCACCGGTTCCCCGAAGGAGCGTCGGGGCTCTTCGGGGCGGAGCTGCCGGGGGAGTGGCGCAACGAGCGCGCGGTGCTCCGTCAGTACCGCGCGATCCGCCTCGGCTACTGGCTCCTCGGCGACGACGGCCTGATGAACGGCTGGCGGTTCCGCGGGCATGGGCGGCTGCGCACCTTCGCGGCGCGGTGGCTTCGGCGCTTCACCGGGGGCGAGGTCCCCGGCTGGCACGACCTGCATGCACGGCACCGGCGATCAGGCGAGTAG
- a CDS encoding transporter has protein sequence MIEILRASPLLLLFAVAAIGYPLGRLRIGRSSLGIAAVLFVGLAFGALDPALQLPEMVYQLGLVLFVYTVGLSSGPAFFDALRRKGLRDNAFVVVMLLVAALLAIGSHEALGLGAGQTAGLFTGALTNTPALAGVLEYLKLNAAPGLGRETLDSPIVGYSIAYPIGVLGVITAIAVAQRLWRVDYRREAHALRDLGATQAPLVSRTIRVVRPDGRTESAAALAKRSDWQVRLVRLQRGDELSLVGEGTILRDGDRVSAIGEVDDVDRLTAFLGVEEGDALELDRGTLDFRRVFVSAPRVLARRIGDLDLRRRFGATVTRVRRGDIDFLATDDTVLEPGDRVRVVAPRERIEQLNEFFGDSYRNLSEIDVLTFSLGLVGGLLLGLLPVPLPGGGDFRLGIAGGPLLVALVVSKLDRTGHLVWSLPYGANITLRQFGLVLFLAGIGTRAGDAFLTTLLSRGGLALFASGFAITVTTAVLTLFIGYRLLKVSMSLLVGMRAGRQTNPAVLSYATEQTGNDVPNVGYATVYPVAMITKIILAQLLVALLA, from the coding sequence ATGATCGAGATCCTCCGCGCGAGTCCGCTGCTCCTGCTCTTCGCCGTCGCCGCAATCGGCTACCCGCTCGGTCGCCTGCGCATCGGCCGCAGCAGCCTCGGCATCGCGGCCGTGCTCTTCGTCGGCCTCGCCTTCGGCGCCCTCGACCCCGCGCTGCAGTTGCCGGAGATGGTCTACCAGCTAGGCCTGGTGCTCTTCGTCTACACCGTCGGTCTCAGCAGCGGCCCCGCCTTCTTCGACGCGCTGCGCCGCAAGGGACTCCGCGACAACGCGTTCGTGGTCGTGATGCTCCTCGTCGCCGCCCTGCTCGCGATCGGATCGCACGAGGCGCTCGGGCTCGGCGCCGGACAGACGGCCGGTCTCTTCACCGGCGCCCTCACGAACACGCCCGCGCTCGCCGGCGTGCTCGAGTACCTCAAGCTGAACGCGGCGCCGGGGCTCGGCCGGGAGACTCTCGACTCCCCGATCGTCGGCTATTCGATCGCGTATCCGATCGGCGTGCTCGGCGTGATCACCGCGATCGCGGTCGCGCAGCGGCTCTGGCGCGTCGACTACCGGCGCGAGGCGCATGCGCTGCGCGACCTGGGCGCCACGCAGGCGCCACTGGTGAGCCGTACCATCCGCGTCGTGCGGCCCGACGGGCGGACCGAATCCGCCGCCGCGCTCGCGAAGCGGAGCGACTGGCAGGTGCGGCTCGTCCGCCTGCAGCGAGGAGACGAGCTCTCCCTCGTCGGCGAGGGTACGATCCTCCGCGACGGCGACCGCGTGAGCGCGATCGGCGAGGTCGACGACGTCGACCGGCTGACGGCGTTCCTCGGGGTCGAGGAGGGCGACGCGCTCGAGCTCGACCGCGGCACGCTCGACTTCCGTCGCGTCTTCGTCTCGGCGCCGCGCGTGCTCGCCCGCCGCATCGGCGATCTCGACCTGCGGCGGCGGTTCGGCGCGACCGTCACGCGCGTGCGCCGCGGCGACATCGACTTCCTCGCGACCGACGACACCGTGCTGGAGCCGGGCGACCGCGTGCGCGTCGTCGCACCGCGCGAACGGATCGAACAGCTCAACGAGTTCTTCGGCGACTCGTATCGCAACCTCAGCGAGATCGACGTCCTCACCTTCAGCCTCGGACTCGTCGGCGGACTGCTGCTCGGCCTCCTGCCCGTGCCGCTTCCCGGCGGCGGAGACTTCCGCCTCGGCATCGCAGGAGGACCGCTCCTCGTGGCGCTCGTCGTGAGCAAGCTCGACCGCACCGGGCATCTGGTGTGGAGCCTCCCGTACGGCGCCAACATCACGCTGCGGCAGTTCGGCCTCGTGCTCTTCCTCGCCGGCATCGGCACGCGCGCCGGCGACGCCTTCCTCACGACGCTCCTGAGCCGCGGCGGCCTCGCGCTCTTCGCCTCGGGCTTCGCCATCACCGTGACGACGGCCGTGCTCACGCTGTTCATCGGCTACCGGCTGCTCAAGGTGTCGATGAGCCTGCTCGTCGGGATGCGCGCGGGGCGGCAGACGAATCCCGCGGTGCTGAGCTACGCGACCGAGCAGACGGGCAACGACGTGCCGAACGTCGGCTATGCGACGGTGTATCCCGTGGCGATGATCACGAAGATCATCCTCGCGCAGCTGCTGGTGGCGCTACTCGCCTGA